In a genomic window of Henningerozyma blattae CBS 6284 chromosome 9, complete genome:
- the MET6 gene encoding 5-methyltetrahydropteroyltriglutamate-homocysteine S-methyltransferase (similar to Saccharomyces cerevisiae MET6 (YER091C); ancestral locus Anc_7.378), whose amino-acid sequence MAKSAVLGFPRIGPNRELKKSTESYWKGKITQDELVAVGKQIRKDNWLLQKQSGIDIIPSNDFSFYDHILDISVLFNVIPKRYSDLKLSTLDTVFAMGRGLQRDEIDVTALEMVKWFDSNYHYVRPTFSHDTQFKLVGSKPIDEFLEAKELGVITRPVLLGPVSLLFLGKPDNDSLDLDLLSLLPKLLPVYVELLTQLKKAGAEQVQIDEPILVLDLDSKVKAAYSTFFKALEAASTTIPSITLSTYFGTVVPNLEVLKSAPVETLHFDFIRAPEQINDVLTVISANQKLSIGIVDGRNIWKNDFETSIEFINNVIQKIPTERIVIATSSSLLHTPVDLNNETKLSDEVKDFFSFATQKLNEVTILTNLINNPKDVDAIKQLEVNIKSITAKKNSKITTNETVQKRLKSIDDKMATRASPFVERLKEQQKVFNLPLFPTTTIGSFPQTKDIRINRNKFVKGTITKEEYETFINEEIERVIRFQEEIGLDVLVHGEPERNDMVQYFGEQIDGYYFTQNGWVQSYGSRYVRPPIIVGDLSRPNPMSVRESVYAQSITKKTVKGMLTGPITCLRWSFPRVDINQESQALQLALVLRDEVQDLEKAGIKCIQVDEPALREGLPLREGKERSEYLDWAAKAFRVATSGVTNATQIHSHFCYSDLDPTHIKALDADVVSIEFSKKDDPKYIKEFQTYPNHIGLGLFDIHSPRVPSKEEFIAKIDKILESYPAEKFWVNPDCGLKTRDWDETRVSLTNMVEAAKYFREEYESKN is encoded by the coding sequence atggccAAATCAGCAGTCTTAGGGTTCCCAAGAATTGGGCCAAATAGAGAATTGAAGAAAAGTACTGAGTCTTACTGGAAGGGGAAGATTACCCAGGACGAGCTTGTGGCAGTGGGGAAGCAAATTAGAAAGGACAATTGGTTGTTGCAAAAACAGAGTGGGATTGATATTATTCCATCCAATGATTTCTCGTTCTACGATCATATCTTGGATATCTCCGTATTGTTCAATGTGATCCCTAAACGTTATTCCGACTTGAAATTATCTACTTTGGATACCGTTTTTGCCATGGGTAGAGGGTTACAAAGGGATGAAATTGATGTGACTGCTTTAGAGATGGTTAAATGGTTTGATTCTAACTATCATTATGTTAGACCTACTTTCTCCCATGATACTCAATTTAAATTGGTCGGTTCTAAGccaattgatgaatttttgGAAGCCAAGGAATTGGGTGTCATCACTAGACCTGTCTTGCTAGGTCCtgtatctttattattcttgGGTAAACCAGATAACGATTCTTTAGATTTAGATTTGTTATCTTTGTTACCTAAATTATTACCTGTTTACGTCGAATTATTGactcaattgaaaaaagcAGGTGCAGAACAAGTTCAAATTGATGAACCTATCTTGGTTTTGGATTTGGATTCTAAAGTTAAAGCTGCATATTCtacttttttcaaagctTTAGAAGCTGCTTCCACTACTATCCCATCAATCACATTATCTACTTATTTCGGTACTGTAGTTCCAAATTTGGAAGTTTTGAAATCTGCTCCAGTAGAAACTTTACATTTTGATTTCATTAGAGCTCCAGAACAAATTAATGATGTCTTAACAGTTATCTCTGCcaatcaaaaattatccATTGGTATTGTCGATGGTAGAAACATTTGGAAAAATGATTTCGAAACGTCTATtgaattcattaataatgtcATCCAAAAGATTCCAACTGAAAGAATCGTCATTGctacttcttcttcattattacaTACCCCTgtagatttaaataatgaaactaAATTATCCGATGAAGTTAAAGATTTCTTCTCATTTGCTACTcaaaaattgaatgaaGTTACCATTTTAACAAACTTAATCAATAATCCAAAGGATGTTGATGCTATTAAACAATTGGaagtaaatataaaatcTATCACTGCCAAGAAAAACTCCAAGATTACTACCAATGAAACTGTTCAAAAAAGATTGAAATCCATCGATGATAAGATGGCCACTCGTGCTTCTCCATTCGTTGAAAGATTAAAGGAACAACAAAAGGTTTTCAACTTACCTTTATTcccaacaacaacaattggTTCTTTCCCACAAACCAAAGATATTAGAATCAATAGAAACAAATTCGTAAAAGGTACTATCACAAAGGAAGAATATGAaacttttattaatgaagaaattgaaagagTCATTAGATTCCAAGAAGAAATCGGTTTAGATGTCTTGGTTCATGGTGAACCAGAAAGAAATGATATGGTTCAATATTTCGGTGAACAAATTGATGGTTATTATTTCACTCAAAACGGTTGGGTTCAATCCTATGGTTCTAGATACGTTAGACCACCAATCATTGTTGGTGACTTATCAAGACCAAACCCAATGTCTGTAAGAGAATCTGTCTATGCTCAATCTATAACCAAAAAGACTGTTAAAGGCATGTTGACTGGTCCAATTACCTGTTTAAGATGGTCTTTCCCTCGTGTCGATATTAATCAAGAATCTCAAGCTTTACAATTAGCCTTAGTTCTAAGAGATGAAGTTCAAGATTTGGAAAAAGCCGGTATTAAATGTATTCAAGTCGATGAACCTGCCTTGAGGGAAGGTTTACCTTTACGTGAAGGTAAAGAAAGATCTGAATATTTGGATTGGGCTGCAAAGGCTTTCCGTGTTGCTACCTCCGGTGTTACCAACGCTACTCAAATCCATTCTCATTTCTGTTACTCAGATTTGGATCCAACTCATATTAAAGCTTTGGATGCTGATGTCGTTTCCATTGAATTCTCCAAGAAAGATGATccaaaatatatcaaagaATTTCAAACTTATCCAAACCATATTGGCTTAGGTCTTTTCGATATTCATTCCCCAAGAGTTCCATCAAAGGAAGAATTTATTGCCAAAATCGACAAAATCTTAGAATCTTATCCTGCTGAAAAATTCTGGGTTAATCCAGATTGTGGTCTAAAGACAAGAGATTGGGATGAAACTAGGGTGTCCTTAACCAATATGGTTGAAGCCGCAAAATACTTCCGTGAAGAATATGAatcaaagaattaa